The genomic interval CTGTTCGAACATCTCGGCCACAGCCCTCGCATCGATCCCACCGCCGTGATCGCCCCGACGGCCGTCGTCTCGGGTGACGTGACGATCGGACCCGGATGCCAGGTCCTGCACGGCGCGGTCATCACGGCGGAGGGCGGCCCGGTCGCGATCGGGGAATCGAGCATCGTCATGGAGAACGCTCTCCTGCGCGCGAGCTCCTCCGATCCGCTGCACATCGGCAGCCACGTGCTCGTCGGGCCGATGGCGTCGATCTCGGGGGCGACGATCGGCGACGAGGTGTTCCTGGCGACCGGCTCCCGGGTGTTCAACGGCGCGCGGATCGGCGCACGCAGCGAGGTGCGCATCAACGCCGTCGTGCATCTGCGCACCGTGCTGCCAGCGGGCTCGGTGGTGCCGATCGCGTGGGTCGCGGTGGGCAACCCGGTGAGCATCCTCAGTCCCCATCGGCACGATGAGATCTGGGAGATCCAGCAGGATCTCGACTTTCCGGGCTACGTCTTCGGTCTCGACCGCTCGACACCCGACCTCATGGTGCAGCTCACCGAACGCTACGCGCGCCACCTCGCGCGCCACGCCGACGACCGCCCGGTCGACCCGAGCGTGGGCTGAGCACCCCTCCTGGGGTATGCCCGCTGAGGCTCAGAGCTCCTTCGACCACACCTTGCCGACGATGAGCGGCAGCACCACGAGCGAGCGCAGGTCGATGACGGCGTGCACGATGATCGGCACCAGGATCGAGCCCGACACGAGATACAGGTAGGTGAGCACGACGCCGAGAAGCGTCGCGAAGATCACGCCCACCACCTTCTGGTACAGGTGCAGCATCCCGAAGAGCACGGCGGCGAGGCCGAACGCGAGCGGGGCATTCGGCCAGATGCCGAACAGCAGTGCGGGGATGGCCAGACGGAACAGCGTCTCCTCGAAGACGCCCGCCGAGAGCCCGAGCCCCGCGCCGTATCGCAGCTCGCCGCGGGTGCGGGGGATCAACGCGCCCACGTCACCGAGCTTCGGGATG from Salinibacterium sp. ZJ70 carries:
- a CDS encoding gamma carbonic anhydrase family protein, with the protein product MLFEHLGHSPRIDPTAVIAPTAVVSGDVTIGPGCQVLHGAVITAEGGPVAIGESSIVMENALLRASSSDPLHIGSHVLVGPMASISGATIGDEVFLATGSRVFNGARIGARSEVRINAVVHLRTVLPAGSVVPIAWVAVGNPVSILSPHRHDEIWEIQQDLDFPGYVFGLDRSTPDLMVQLTERYARHLARHADDRPVDPSVG
- a CDS encoding CPBP family intramembrane glutamic endopeptidase; amino-acid sequence: MDPQLLALLLVVVTMLVWRAVTRERREYAQFKRMRLTSSRQKIMRKWMLESVLVMGGLSAALLIATWDIVPVALAEAQSWAPIAASREFFVESSIGRGITIGAIVGGIIGVFVPFILVRNANPDDIPKLGDVGALIPRTRGELRYGAGLGLSAGVFEETLFRLAIPALLFGIWPNAPLAFGLAAVLFGMLHLYQKVVGVIFATLLGVVLTYLYLVSGSILVPIIVHAVIDLRSLVVLPLIVGKVWSKEL